In one window of Leptidea sinapis chromosome 31, ilLepSina1.1, whole genome shotgun sequence DNA:
- the LOC126974191 gene encoding transcriptional repressor CTCF-like isoform X1, protein MPPPTNEYVLKGGGTDDDTEGAITYFVDQEGRYYYQPTAETVNYVSIENAPVINEIQHESQVLIEAENYQTVTFVPAATENVESTYIFIVQDKEKPDVNENIKEDNYEVDQFEDEDMVDQDEQLELSPESPSQIPKKPNKNRFFKCKNCEYTSHRRYLLMRHMRCHSTERPHQCSICEKGFKTQMTLQNHVNMHKGLKPHVCNDCKAAFTTSGELARHIRYRHTHEKPHQCPYCEYASVEKSKLMRHIRGHTGEKPFRCVHCSYAAPDRFKLTRHMRIHAGEQPFRCEVCNLGFKQCHSLRTHSLIHKVDDKPMLQCPHCPAKCGRKTDLRIHIENLHTAKEPVVCKRCGKSFPDKYSAKIHSKSHEGEKCYTCSICPYASMSLRHLKSHMLKHTDEKPFACDECDQSFRQKQLLRRHQNLYHNPDYKPTPPKKKTHICNECSRTFANKGNLIRHMVIHDPDPTHKEQAEALKLGRQKKVKVVDGHLVITEPEDESQSPTEQGFVQLELPRNKQEQMDAGEILTVADDRGEEYVVLQVIQLEDESQQQVAFVAPPQH, encoded by the exons ATGCCACCACCAACTAATGAATATGTGCTTAAGG GTGGAGGAACTGATGATGACACAGAGGGAGCAATCACATACTTTGTGGATCAAGAAGGGAGATATTATTATCAACCAACTGCAGAAACTGTGAACTATGTGTCCATAGAAAATGCTCCAGTAATTAATGAG ATTCAACATGAGAGTCAAGTACTTATTGAGGCAGAGAACTATCAAACAGTTACATTTGTGCCGGCAGCAACAGAAAATGTAGAAagtacctatatatttattgtacaaGATAAGGAAAAACCGGATGTGAATGAaaatataaag GAAGACAACTATGAAGTGGATCAATTTGAAGACGAGGATATGGTCGACCAAGATGAACAGTTGGAATTATCGCCTGAATCACCATCACag ATACCTAAGAAGCCCAACAAAAATCGTTTCTTCAAATGCAAGAATTGCGAATATACAAGTCACAGACG GTATCTGCTGATGCGACATATGAGATGTCATTCTACAGAGAGGCCACATCAATGTTCTATCTGTGAAAAAGGATTCAAAACCCAAATGACTCTACAAAACCATGTAAATATGCATAAAGGCCTCAAACCACACGTGTGTAATGACTGCAAAGCAGCTTTCACTACCTCAG GTGAGCTCGCACGTCACATCCGGTATCGACATACGCACGAAAAGCCACATCAATGTCCCTATTGTGAATATGCCTCCGTAGAGAAGTCCAAGCTGATGAGACATATTCGAGGTCACACTGGCGAAAAACCTTTCCGG TGCGTGCATTGCTCGTACGCTGCGCCAGACCGGTTCAAACTGACGCGCCACATGCGGATCCACGCGGGAGAGCAACCCTTCAGGTGCGAAGTGTGTAACCTGGGCTTCAAACAGTGTCATTCATTGAGGACACACAGCCTCATTCATAAAG TGGATGATAAACCAATGCTTCAGTGCCCTCACTGTCCTGCAAAATGTGGAAGAAAAACGGACCTAAGAATTCACATTGAGAACCTTCATACAGCCAAGGAGCCCGTGGTATGCAAGCGCTGTGGCAAATCATTCCCCGACAAATATTCTGCTAAGATTCATAGCAAG AGTCATGAAGGCGAGAAATGCTACACGTGTAGTATCTGTCCGTACGCCTCAATGAGTTTACGTCATCTCAAGTCTCACATGCTCAAGCATACAGACGAGAAACCATTTGCCTGTGACGAATGCGACCAATCATTTAG ACAAAAACAACTGTTGCGCCGCCACCAAAACTTGTATCACAACCCGGACTATAAGCCAACTCCGCCTAAGAAGAAGACTCACATTTGCAACGAGTGCAGTCGCACTTTTGCTAACAAGGGAAACCTTATACGTCACATGGTGATCCATGACCCGGACCCGACGCATAAAGAACAAGCTGAGGCGCTCAAACTCGGTCGGCAGAAGAAGGTGAAGGTAGTCGATGGACATCTTGTG ATTACTGAACCCGAGGACGAATCACAGAGCCCTACAGAACAAGGTTTTGTGCAACTGGAGCTGCCCAGAAATAAGCAAGAACAGATGGATGCTGGTGAGATCCTCACTGTGGCAGATGATAGGGGTGAAGAGTACGTGGTGCTGCAAGTGATTCAGCTGGAGGACGAAAGCCAACAACAAGTAGCTTTTGTGGCGCCGCCACAGCATTAG
- the LOC126974191 gene encoding transcriptional repressor CTCFL-like isoform X2, whose translation MPPPTNEYVLKGGGTDDDTEGAITYFVDQEGRYYYQPTAETVNYVSIENAPVINEIQHESQVLIEAENYQTVTFVPAATENVESTYIFIVQDKEKPDVNENIKEDNYEVDQFEDEDMVDQDEQLELSPESPSQIPKKPNKNRFFKCKNCEYTSHRRYLLMRHMRCHSTERPHQCSICEKGFKTQMTLQNHVNMHKGLKPHVCNDCKAAFTTSGELARHIRYRHTHEKPHQCPYCEYASVEKSKLMRHIRGHTGEKPFRCVHCSYAAPDRFKLTRHMRIHAGEQPFRCEVCNLGFKQCHSLRTHSLIHKVDDKPMLQCPHCPAKCGRKTDLRIHIENLHTAKEPVVCKRCGKSFPDKYSAKIHSKTKTTVAPPPKLVSQPGL comes from the exons ATGCCACCACCAACTAATGAATATGTGCTTAAGG GTGGAGGAACTGATGATGACACAGAGGGAGCAATCACATACTTTGTGGATCAAGAAGGGAGATATTATTATCAACCAACTGCAGAAACTGTGAACTATGTGTCCATAGAAAATGCTCCAGTAATTAATGAG ATTCAACATGAGAGTCAAGTACTTATTGAGGCAGAGAACTATCAAACAGTTACATTTGTGCCGGCAGCAACAGAAAATGTAGAAagtacctatatatttattgtacaaGATAAGGAAAAACCGGATGTGAATGAaaatataaag GAAGACAACTATGAAGTGGATCAATTTGAAGACGAGGATATGGTCGACCAAGATGAACAGTTGGAATTATCGCCTGAATCACCATCACag ATACCTAAGAAGCCCAACAAAAATCGTTTCTTCAAATGCAAGAATTGCGAATATACAAGTCACAGACG GTATCTGCTGATGCGACATATGAGATGTCATTCTACAGAGAGGCCACATCAATGTTCTATCTGTGAAAAAGGATTCAAAACCCAAATGACTCTACAAAACCATGTAAATATGCATAAAGGCCTCAAACCACACGTGTGTAATGACTGCAAAGCAGCTTTCACTACCTCAG GTGAGCTCGCACGTCACATCCGGTATCGACATACGCACGAAAAGCCACATCAATGTCCCTATTGTGAATATGCCTCCGTAGAGAAGTCCAAGCTGATGAGACATATTCGAGGTCACACTGGCGAAAAACCTTTCCGG TGCGTGCATTGCTCGTACGCTGCGCCAGACCGGTTCAAACTGACGCGCCACATGCGGATCCACGCGGGAGAGCAACCCTTCAGGTGCGAAGTGTGTAACCTGGGCTTCAAACAGTGTCATTCATTGAGGACACACAGCCTCATTCATAAAG TGGATGATAAACCAATGCTTCAGTGCCCTCACTGTCCTGCAAAATGTGGAAGAAAAACGGACCTAAGAATTCACATTGAGAACCTTCATACAGCCAAGGAGCCCGTGGTATGCAAGCGCTGTGGCAAATCATTCCCCGACAAATATTCTGCTAAGATTCATAGCAAG ACAAAAACAACTGTTGCGCCGCCACCAAAACTTGTATCACAACCCGGACTATAA
- the LOC126974191 gene encoding uncharacterized protein LOC126974191 isoform X3, which yields MPPPTNEYVLKGGGTDDDTEGAITYFVDQEGRYYYQPTAETVNYVSIENAPVINEIQHESQVLIEAENYQTVTFVPAATENVESTYIFIVQDKEKPDVNENIKEDNYEVDQFEDEDMVDQDEQLELSPESPSQIPKKPNKNRFFKCKNCEYTSHRR from the exons ATGCCACCACCAACTAATGAATATGTGCTTAAGG GTGGAGGAACTGATGATGACACAGAGGGAGCAATCACATACTTTGTGGATCAAGAAGGGAGATATTATTATCAACCAACTGCAGAAACTGTGAACTATGTGTCCATAGAAAATGCTCCAGTAATTAATGAG ATTCAACATGAGAGTCAAGTACTTATTGAGGCAGAGAACTATCAAACAGTTACATTTGTGCCGGCAGCAACAGAAAATGTAGAAagtacctatatatttattgtacaaGATAAGGAAAAACCGGATGTGAATGAaaatataaag GAAGACAACTATGAAGTGGATCAATTTGAAGACGAGGATATGGTCGACCAAGATGAACAGTTGGAATTATCGCCTGAATCACCATCACag ATACCTAAGAAGCCCAACAAAAATCGTTTCTTCAAATGCAAGAATTGCGAATATACAAGTCACAGACGGTGa